The Parambassis ranga chromosome 19, fParRan2.1, whole genome shotgun sequence genome contains a region encoding:
- the atoh1c gene encoding transcription factor 15, giving the protein MPPRKSLFAPYISVDAEKGVRPAGQAVLHADIHALLQRTRAQERQGAERVIEGCDHRNTPCAIVELRLGPAGGALHYLQSDKCALERAQRRRRLAANARERRRMLGLNVAFDRLRSVIPNLESDKKLSKSETLQMAQIYIATLSELLQEGGCGANHTPRSSDAASPSLGATLPTGDQQGTVGDFHTEVICRGPVRTEKL; this is encoded by the coding sequence ATGCCGCCGCGTAAAAGCCTCTTTGCGCCTTATATCTCTGTGGATGCGGAGAAAGGAGTCAGACCCGCCGGTCAGGCGGTTCTCCACGCCGACATTCATGCTCTTCTGCAGCGAACCCGTGCGCAGGAGCGACAGGGAGCAGAGCGCGTCATAGAAGGCTGCGACCACCGAAACACTCCGTGCGCCATCGTGGAACTCCGTTTGGGTCCAGCCGGCGGCGCGCTGCACTATCTCCAGTCGGACAAATGCGCACTGGAGAGGGCGCAGAGACGTCGGCGCCTCGCCGCTAACGCCCGAGAAAGGAGAAGGATGCTGGGACTCAACGTCGCATTCGACCGGCTCCGGAGCGTCATCCCAAACCTGGAAAGCGACAAGAAGCTCTCCAAATCAGAGACTCTGCAAATGGCTCAGATTTACATCGCCACCCTCAGCGAGCTGCTCCAAGAGGGCGGGTGCGGCGCAAACCATACACCGAGGTCCTCGGACGCCGCCTCTCCATCACTGGGGGCCACATTGCCAACAGGGGACCAGCAAGGGACAGTTGGGGATTTTCACACCGAGGTGATTTGCCGAGGCCCGGTGCGCACAGAGAAGTTATGA